Below is a window of Rhodamnia argentea isolate NSW1041297 chromosome 11, ASM2092103v1, whole genome shotgun sequence DNA.
CAATGCTGCACCAAAAGCTTTTGTTTGCTTTATCAACAAAAAAGATTCGTCTAAGTCACTTCGTTTCATTTTGTCCAAGTTGCTTATCTTTTTGTCTAACTCACTTCCTTTCTTTGTTAGTTTTCGGAATACCCCCATTCATATGTCTGAGATCCACGTCTATGAATTGGAAGTTATCTTACCCATCTCTTTGTTGTTTATTCATTGGCAGTCGTCCTTGCTGCATTCGCAACCAAAATCAACTGTTGGAACCCCTGCATATATTGCTCCTGAAGTTTTACTCAAGAAAGAGTACGATGGCAAGGTATTTAAAGTTCTGTTCCTCTAGTGAATTCAGAATCTTGGATTTTCTGGGGTACGACTGGTTGATGGTGCTAGTCCTCCTTTCATATCTTTGTCACTACTGCTATTGGCTCTTTAAACACTAATTCtcctaaaaaaatatatcaattttttgtttctatcTAAATTCAACTTTGCGGATAACTAATGATGATATCGAATTCTTTGCAATATGAAGCTTCTAATTCGGTCTTTAACTGCCATCAGGTTGCAGATGTCTGGTCTTGCGGGGTGACCTTATATGTGATGTTGGTGGGTGCTTATCCTTTCGAGGACCCTGAGGACCCCAAGAACTTCCGACGAACCATACAAGTAAATGATTGCTAAATCTAGAAGTCACTTTTCTGATTGGTAGAACTACTcttgtcttattttttttcctttcatgcAGCGAATTTTGAATGTCCAGTACTCCATTCCTGACTATGTTCATATCTCGCCCGAGTGCCACCATCTGATTTCAAGGATTTTTGTGGCTGACCCCACGAAGGTTAGCTTACCtgtcttttttgcttttcttgtcCAGAGCCAGCATGATTAGCTGCCCATTTGATCTCAGACAAAGGGGAAGTCTATGTTTGGGTCTAGTTTGATCTGTAAACCTTCACTTGGACGGTTTTTCTGTTTTTGCCGTGCACTGTACTGAACTTCCCAAAGTCATAgtcaacatttttttaataatctccCATAAAATTTTCTTCCGGGGCTACTTGTGTGACAGAACTATGTGCACTTCCTCGGCTATAAACAGGATGGAGGACTGATATATAGTTTGATTCCTTCTGCATTGAGCAGACAGAAGGTGTTGAGAACTGATTCGATATTCGTGTTGTATCCCTCTATTCAcgtgtcaattcattcatttagACTTGAGGATTTAGTTTCTTTGCTTTGTGCTGACTTCATCTGATAAGACACGGACAAGGAACCTAAATCTTGCGAATCTCACATCATGTTATTTTGCTCCAGAGGATAACCATTCCTGAGATACGGAATCATGAGTGGTTTCTGAAAAATCTTCCAGTGGATCTCATGGATGAGAACACAACAAACAATCAATTTCAGGAGCCAGATCAGCCTATGCAGAGTATGGAGGAAATCATGCGGATCATTTCTGAGGCCACCATACCTGCTGCTGGTGCCAACAACCTTAACCAGTACCTGACTGGTAGCCTCGACATTGATGATGACATGGATGAAGACCTGGAATCAGATCCTGAACTTGACATTGATAGCAGTGGCGAAGTAATCTATGCAATGTAGTTTGTGACAGTAAACTTCCATGAGATGATGGGGGTAATATTGTATATCTTTCTGCAAATCAGAAGTGAAGTCAGGTGGTTGAAGCTTCTTTATGGTGTTCATGATGGTGAACTGTTGTGCTGTATGTTGTTTCATTTTGTCACAGATGCATCTTTTTACTTATAAATCTTGTGTAATGTGATGTAGACACCTCGTTATGTCTGCTGCTTTTGAGGGGTTGCGTTTTGATACCTGCATGCCTGGTAATTCAAATCACCTCATATCAAGACAATAGacgctgctttttttttttttttttgggaactgGCAAGGCAGCtaacatcctattcgacaaagCTACAAGAAAGAAATGAGAGACAAACGCCAGCTTAAGAGCATGTGCAATGGAACAGGCtcgaaaacaaagcaaaaaatcGGCACCTTTCCCTCTAGCAGGAGAAAGTCGGTCCAAATCCAAATTGCCCACTTGCTCATTCGGTCCACCGGGCGGTGTCCCTGAAGCCCTTGCGATGCCACagtaagattaaaaaaaaaaaaaaaaaaaaaatgaaaatgttattaaaatttgtccatatCGGTGTCGGTAAAAAAAgcagactaaattggtacaattgtaaaatgtttatgatttaattggccaaaaaaatagattaagaCAATTGACatagttttagaatttttttggtaattctctcctCTGCCGAGTGGGATagcttttttgaaatttgcaagGTGTGCAGATAAATCCGCTCCTATATGAACTTGGTCGCATTAAAATCTTCCGGCCCATAACCTGGTACGCATATCTTTCTTTCCCCTATTCCCCCTGCACTTGGGCCACCACAATCTtcggaaaaattattcaaaaagtcctaaacctattgcacttgtgccaatgcaatcataaacctttcaattatatcaatttagtcataaatcttttaatgatttgccaattcaatcataaatcctttcatgaattatcaatttagtccttccggcaaattattcaaataataactttaggactaaaatggaaaaaacttcaaaagatttaagattaagttggcaaaatttgaaaaggtttatgacagggtttgagactaaattggcaagttgtcaaaaggtttaggactgaattggcacaactgaaaggtttaggacatttttgttaattttccccaCAATCTTCTGTTGATGAAATCCAGAAATGTCTGGTGCCCGAATCATCTTATATTAATAATGAAATGAACCGAGAATGGCACGCATGTCTGGGTGGTGTAGTCGGTTATCACGCTAGTCTCACACACTAGAGGTCCCCGGTTCGAACCCGGGCTCAGACATTTTTAACTAGGATGCTGACTCTgtccttcctttctctctttttttttttggggggggtgtggGTCTAATCCTTCCTTTCTATTCAACAGAGTGGTATGATAATGTTTTTCCCCCGAGTCTATGAATACGTCTTTCTAAACTCTAATTGATAATATACCCTTTTGGCTCTCATTTCccgaaagtaaaaaaatgatttgcaaattttgaTGCTTAGTAAAGTTTCAGCGAGATACTGAAATCCCTCGTATTGCTGTATGCTTCATCCTCTCCTGCATCTGTTTTGATGACTGTAACGCAACATTGGCCGGCTGTATCAGTGAAGCTTCTATTATAACCATAAGAAAGAACAGGATGGGAAAAAAGATCACATCCCGAATGATGAACAAAGGAGTCAAGTACCCTTCTCTCCAGTATTTGTGAAGCTTGACAAATGGATTGTTGTCGCATCACAAAAGCATGGCGCGCAAGATGGAGAAATGAAATCGATGGCAATCGAC
It encodes the following:
- the LOC115735684 gene encoding serine/threonine-protein kinase SRK2E isoform X2; protein product: MDRSAITVGPGMDLPIMHDNDRYELVRDIGSGNFGVARLMRDRQTNELVAVKYIERGDKIDENVQREIINHRSLIHPNIIRFREVILTPTHLAIVMEYAAGGELFERICNAGRFSEDEARFFFQQLISGVSYCHTMQICHRDLKLENTLLDGSPAPRLKICDFGYSKSSLLHSQPKSTVGTPAYIAPEVLLKKEYDGKVADVWSCGVTLYVMLVGAYPFEDPEDPKNFRRTIQRILNVQYSIPDYVHISPECHHLISRIFVADPTKRITIPEIRNHEWFLKNLPVDLMDENTTNNQFQEPDQPMQSMEEIMRIISEATIPAAGANNLNQYLTGSLDIDDDMDEDLESDPELDIDSSGEVIYAM
- the LOC115735684 gene encoding serine/threonine-protein kinase SRK2E isoform X1, coding for MDRSAITVGPGMDLPIMHDNDRYELVRDIGSGNFGVARLMRDRQTNELVAVKYIERGDKIDENVQREIINHRSLIHPNIIRFREVILTPTHLAIVMEYAAGGELFERICNAGRFSEDEARFFFQQLISGVSYCHTMQICHRDLKLENTLLDGSPAPRLKICDFGYSKSSLLHSQPKSTVGTPAYIAPEVLLKKEYDGKVADVWSCGVTLYVMLVGAYPFEDPEDPKNFRRTIQVKILNVQYSIPDYVHISPECHHLISRIFVADPTKRITIPEIRNHEWFLKNLPVDLMDENTTNNQFQEPDQPMQSMEEIMRIISEATIPAAGANNLNQYLTGSLDIDDDMDEDLESDPELDIDSSGEVIYAM